One segment of Halomonas sp. TD01 DNA contains the following:
- a CDS encoding cupin domain-containing protein — translation MRLNADFSHFACVTPDQYRWVDSPSAGVERMMLDRIGDEVARATSLVRYAPNSQFSRHTHGGGEEILVLDGVFADEHGRYPAGSYLRNPIGTGHTPQIGEEGALILVKLHQFDENDILQLAVPAHRLPWQPDRRPGITYKMLHTYSSEQYGPERVSLERWEANTLVSYPPLAGGLELFVLEGSLLSDGQEYSTGSWCRYPVGAAPQLRAGSEGVQLYLKRGHLAAVKLPS, via the coding sequence ATGCGCCTGAACGCCGATTTTAGCCACTTTGCCTGTGTCACGCCGGATCAGTATCGTTGGGTGGACTCCCCCAGTGCTGGTGTGGAGCGCATGATGCTAGACCGCATTGGCGACGAAGTAGCCAGAGCCACTAGCCTGGTACGCTACGCGCCGAATAGCCAGTTCAGCCGCCATACTCACGGCGGTGGTGAAGAGATTTTGGTGCTGGATGGGGTCTTTGCCGATGAACACGGCCGCTATCCGGCAGGCAGTTATTTGCGCAACCCGATTGGCACTGGCCATACCCCGCAAATAGGCGAAGAGGGGGCACTAATTTTGGTGAAGCTGCACCAGTTTGATGAAAATGACATTCTTCAGTTGGCAGTGCCTGCCCACCGCTTACCCTGGCAGCCCGACCGGCGGCCCGGCATTACTTACAAAATGCTGCACACTTATAGTTCAGAACAGTATGGTCCAGAGCGGGTCAGCCTAGAGCGTTGGGAAGCCAATACACTGGTGTCTTATCCGCCGCTTGCCGGTGGTTTAGAGCTTTTTGTGCTGGAGGGCTCGCTACTCAGTGACGGGCAGGAGTACTCTACCGGCAGTTGGTGCCGCTACCCAGTAGGTGCGGCACCTCAGTTACGCGCGGGTAGCGAAGGCGTGCAGCTTTATTTAAAACGCGGGCACTTAGCCGCTGTTAAGCTACCCAGCTAA
- a CDS encoding DODA-type extradiol aromatic ring-opening family dioxygenase: MLPSLFISHGSPMLALNTTPAHTFLRELGKRLSPRAVVVVSAHWESLTLNVSTSAHPETIHDFGGFPQALFECQYPAPGDPELAKRIAMMLGAECVERGFDHGVWVPLSLMFPEANVPVVSLSLPVRWGNDALVTLGERLSTLREEGVLIIGSGSLTHNLYEILPQGSLAPAWVHEFSHWVSEHIEVNDRQALLSWEHAPKALENHPTPEHFQPLLVAMGSGGAATQLHHSVEHGVLAMDVYAFS, from the coding sequence ATGCTACCCAGTCTGTTTATTTCCCATGGCTCACCCATGCTGGCGCTGAATACAACGCCAGCCCACACCTTTTTACGCGAACTGGGGAAGCGCCTTTCCCCTCGCGCGGTGGTCGTCGTATCAGCCCACTGGGAGAGCCTTACGCTTAATGTCAGCACTAGCGCACACCCAGAGACAATTCATGATTTTGGCGGGTTCCCACAAGCCCTCTTCGAGTGCCAGTATCCGGCTCCTGGCGACCCAGAACTGGCTAAACGAATTGCGATGATGCTGGGAGCCGAATGCGTAGAGCGAGGCTTTGATCACGGCGTCTGGGTGCCGCTTTCATTGATGTTTCCAGAAGCGAATGTGCCGGTCGTTTCCCTGTCGCTACCTGTGCGCTGGGGAAATGACGCACTAGTGACGCTAGGCGAGCGCCTATCCACCCTGCGAGAAGAAGGAGTTCTGATCATTGGCTCGGGCAGCCTGACCCATAATTTATATGAAATCCTGCCCCAGGGCAGCCTCGCCCCCGCATGGGTACATGAGTTTTCCCATTGGGTTAGCGAACATATTGAAGTCAATGATCGCCAAGCGCTACTCAGTTGGGAGCACGCTCCAAAAGCGCTTGAAAACCACCCGACCCCTGAACACTTCCAACCCTTGCTGGTGGCCATGGGGTCAGGTGGCGCTGCGACTCAGCTACACCACAGCGTAGAGCATGGCGTGCTGGCGATGGATGTTTACGCGTTTAGCTAA
- the thiE gene encoding thiamine phosphate synthase — translation MPFDLSLYLVTDAGLCADIGLEKTVEAAVQGGVTMVQLRDKYASDEQMIVQAKRLKAMLAGSGVPLMINDRLNVAVASQADGLHVGQSDMAVQEARNTLGQHAIIGLSINTLAQLQGAPIELLDYVGLGPVFATVSKQDHAQPIGFDGLAQLANACQLPSVAIGGLKAEHIAKVKAAGANGIAVISAICGQPDPRLAAQAFLAQ, via the coding sequence ATGCCGTTTGATCTCTCCCTCTATTTAGTCACCGATGCTGGGCTGTGTGCCGACATTGGCCTTGAAAAAACGGTTGAAGCCGCTGTGCAAGGCGGCGTTACCATGGTGCAGCTACGTGATAAATACGCTAGCGACGAGCAAATGATCGTCCAGGCAAAACGTCTCAAAGCGATGCTGGCAGGTAGTGGCGTGCCGCTGATGATTAACGATCGTCTGAACGTGGCAGTAGCCAGTCAGGCCGATGGCTTACATGTTGGCCAAAGCGACATGGCCGTTCAAGAAGCTCGAAACACGCTTGGCCAACACGCCATTATCGGGCTTTCGATTAACACTCTAGCCCAACTCCAGGGCGCCCCCATCGAGCTGCTTGATTACGTCGGTTTAGGGCCCGTGTTTGCCACCGTCAGCAAGCAAGACCATGCCCAGCCAATTGGTTTTGACGGGTTGGCACAGCTTGCCAATGCTTGCCAACTTCCCAGCGTCGCGATCGGCGGACTAAAGGCTGAACACATTGCCAAGGTGAAAGCCGCTGGGGCTAACGGTATCGCGGTTATTTCTGCCATCTGCGGCCAGCCAGACCCGCGCCTGGCAGCACAGGCTTTCCTCGCGCAATGA
- a CDS encoding LysR family transcriptional regulator — protein sequence MNQLDHIAAFVKVAELGSYTRAAEALDLSRTRVSRQVMALEEALGARLIQRTTRRLHLTEAGERYLVRAQSILLALDEAAAEIGSGTSTVSGRLRINGPMSFGTRYLSPLVAQFMQTHPELEVRLDLNDRRVDLLEEGYDVAIRIGNLPDSSLVARRLTRCQMLFCASPDYLAQHGTPMDIEELSSHRCLRYRSGQNNGDWRIGHQLLSVSGPLESNNGDMLTHAAEAGLGIAQQPSFLVTDSLVSGRLVPILQNLPPALLEINALYPARRYLPAKVERFIELLAAAWGDPPVWEIELGLSPIPQQ from the coding sequence ATGAACCAGCTCGATCATATCGCTGCGTTTGTGAAAGTCGCGGAGCTGGGTAGTTATACCCGCGCGGCCGAGGCGCTAGACCTTTCCCGCACACGGGTGTCTCGCCAAGTGATGGCGCTTGAAGAGGCATTAGGGGCTCGGCTTATTCAGCGCACTACTCGGCGGCTGCACCTCACTGAAGCAGGCGAACGCTATCTCGTTCGTGCGCAAAGCATTTTGCTCGCTTTAGACGAGGCAGCGGCAGAAATAGGCAGTGGCACCAGTACGGTGAGCGGGCGGCTACGCATCAACGGCCCGATGAGCTTCGGCACACGTTATCTTTCGCCACTGGTTGCGCAGTTTATGCAAACGCACCCAGAGCTTGAGGTGCGTTTGGATCTCAATGATCGCCGCGTTGATTTGCTGGAAGAGGGCTACGACGTCGCCATTCGCATTGGCAACTTGCCAGATTCTAGCCTGGTGGCGCGACGACTCACCCGGTGTCAGATGCTGTTCTGCGCCTCGCCTGACTACCTCGCTCAGCATGGCACGCCTATGGATATTGAAGAGCTGTCCTCTCACCGCTGCCTGCGCTACCGAAGCGGCCAAAACAATGGTGACTGGCGGATTGGCCATCAACTCCTTAGTGTTTCTGGGCCACTAGAAAGCAATAACGGCGATATGCTGACGCATGCGGCGGAAGCAGGCTTAGGGATAGCACAGCAGCCCAGCTTTTTAGTCACCGATAGCCTTGTTAGTGGGCGTCTAGTACCCATTTTGCAGAATTTACCGCCTGCTTTGCTGGAAATTAATGCCCTCTACCCGGCCCGCCGCTACTTACCTGCCAAGGTAGAGCGCTTTATTGAGCTATTGGCAGCGGCGTGGGGGGATCCACCGGTATGGGAAATCGAGCTCGGATTGTCGCCTATTCCGCAACAGTGA
- a CDS encoding serine hydrolase, with translation MATRGMCATIVVRWWLPLSLMVLLLGAISSAHANPRYAGIVVDLENGEVLYAENADERRYPASLTKMMTLYLTFEALENGRLSLNQPLPVSAQAAAMPAVKLWLSAGSTIPVDSAIRALAVRSANDVAVVVAEALGGSEQRFAQLMTAKARELGMNATTFRNASGLPDNQQITTARDMVTLSVRVMQDFPQYYHYFGLQEFTYRGTRHTSHNRLVKNYPGADGLKTGFIRASGFNVATTAVHGDRRLVGIVMGGFSGASRDTHMANLLDRSFARAALRDQQTWLANTNFSSEFMAFSGTPSQRPVPAPSASNRPVMASNAAAANNVMATTLSPSSAAAPAVEIEDRLARSMEASSEAPVANAPDPLNAFLERERQLAATPRGAVSAGSWGIQVGAFSQAARAEQLARQAAQRLPHEVGGRVAIDTLGGQTPVFRARVVALDEARARRACRTLQAQGMECMVVNASL, from the coding sequence ATGGCAACAAGGGGAATGTGCGCAACGATAGTTGTGCGTTGGTGGCTTCCGCTGTCTTTAATGGTATTGCTGCTGGGTGCAATATCGAGTGCTCATGCAAATCCGCGTTATGCAGGCATTGTTGTGGATTTGGAAAATGGAGAGGTGCTGTACGCCGAAAATGCCGATGAGCGTCGCTACCCCGCATCGTTAACCAAGATGATGACGCTTTACCTTACGTTTGAAGCATTGGAAAATGGCCGGCTTAGCCTTAACCAGCCACTTCCTGTGTCTGCTCAAGCTGCGGCTATGCCTGCTGTAAAACTATGGCTCTCTGCGGGCAGTACTATTCCTGTTGATTCCGCTATTCGTGCATTGGCAGTGCGCTCTGCTAATGATGTTGCCGTCGTGGTTGCTGAAGCTTTAGGTGGCAGTGAGCAACGTTTTGCACAGCTAATGACCGCTAAGGCTCGCGAGCTAGGGATGAATGCCACCACATTCCGTAATGCTTCTGGTTTGCCTGATAACCAGCAGATTACGACGGCACGGGATATGGTGACGCTCTCTGTGAGAGTGATGCAGGACTTCCCCCAGTACTACCATTACTTTGGGCTACAAGAATTCACCTATCGCGGTACGCGGCACACCAGCCATAACCGTTTAGTGAAAAACTACCCCGGTGCGGATGGTCTTAAAACAGGTTTTATTCGCGCATCTGGTTTCAATGTGGCGACAACGGCTGTTCATGGCGATCGTCGTTTGGTAGGGATTGTAATGGGCGGCTTCAGTGGGGCGTCTCGTGATACTCATATGGCGAATCTGTTGGATCGCAGCTTTGCTCGTGCGGCACTGCGTGACCAGCAGACATGGCTGGCGAATACTAATTTTTCTAGCGAGTTTATGGCTTTTTCTGGCACGCCTAGCCAACGTCCCGTGCCGGCACCGTCAGCCTCTAATCGTCCTGTCATGGCGAGTAACGCAGCGGCCGCAAACAATGTAATGGCGACAACGCTTTCTCCTTCATCTGCTGCTGCGCCAGCTGTTGAAATTGAAGATCGTCTTGCGCGCTCCATGGAGGCATCCTCAGAGGCTCCCGTCGCAAACGCTCCAGACCCGCTGAATGCTTTTCTTGAGCGTGAGCGTCAGTTGGCGGCTACGCCCCGGGGAGCTGTTTCTGCAGGCAGCTGGGGGATACAGGTAGGCGCTTTTAGCCAAGCGGCACGAGCTGAGCAGTTGGCACGTCAGGCAGCCCAGCGACTCCCCCATGAAGTAGGCGGTCGGGTTGCTATTGATACGTTAGGTGGACAAACGCCGGTGTTCCGAGCCCGTGTTGTAGCCCTGGACGAAGCTCGCGCCAGGCGCGCTTGTAGGACGCTCCAGGCGCAGGGGATGGAATGCATGGTGGTCAACGCAAGTTTGTAA
- a CDS encoding DoxX family protein: MTTANTTPLTLHATALLRISLGVMALAHGLLKVFVFTLPGTVGYFESLGLPGVLAYLTITAEIGGGLALLLGIYTRWVSLALVPVLLGAASVHLGNGWLFSNAGGGWEFPIFWTIALLVQAGLGGGSAVVSRKFA, encoded by the coding sequence ATGACCACGGCTAACACTACACCACTCACCCTCCACGCCACCGCCTTGCTGCGCATCAGCTTGGGCGTGATGGCCTTAGCTCACGGCTTGCTTAAGGTATTTGTCTTCACCCTGCCAGGCACCGTCGGCTATTTTGAGTCCTTGGGATTACCGGGCGTTCTGGCGTACTTAACCATTACTGCCGAAATAGGCGGAGGCTTAGCGCTTTTACTGGGCATCTATACTCGCTGGGTGAGTCTTGCCCTCGTGCCGGTGCTGCTAGGCGCTGCTTCGGTCCACCTGGGTAATGGCTGGCTGTTCTCTAACGCTGGCGGCGGCTGGGAATTCCCTATTTTTTGGACGATTGCCCTTCTGGTACAGGCAGGCCTGGGCGGCGGTAGCGCTGTTGTCAGCCGCAAATTCGCTTAA
- the thiM gene encoding hydroxyethylthiazole kinase, giving the protein MPSRPLGDYLSALRATTPLVHCITNYVAMNSTANLLLATGASPAMLHAQEEVAEFTAISGALSINIGTLSSPWADAMVIAARTAQENHIPWVLDPVAVGATAFRQRLCETLLAYQPCVIRGNASEIQTLNGLTSQGRGVDATASTQEATTTAIALAQQHRCVVAVTGETDFITDGTNHYQLKGGHPLMPRVTTLGCGLSALVASFVAANREQPLEASLAALACFSIAGSLAGEQAQGPGSFQVALLDALYQLTPDDLSTLAQLEAVHAV; this is encoded by the coding sequence ATGCCTTCACGCCCGCTCGGCGATTACCTCAGCGCTCTACGCGCTACCACACCGTTGGTACATTGCATTACTAACTATGTGGCGATGAATAGCACCGCTAACCTGCTCTTGGCGACAGGTGCGTCCCCCGCTATGCTGCATGCTCAGGAAGAAGTAGCGGAGTTCACAGCTATTTCTGGCGCGCTTTCTATCAATATTGGCACCCTCTCTTCCCCTTGGGCTGACGCCATGGTCATTGCCGCGCGCACTGCCCAGGAAAACCATATTCCATGGGTGCTTGATCCAGTCGCTGTTGGCGCCACGGCATTTCGCCAGCGCCTTTGCGAGACATTGCTGGCCTATCAACCCTGCGTTATTCGTGGCAACGCCTCAGAAATTCAAACACTCAACGGATTGACCAGCCAAGGTCGCGGAGTTGATGCGACTGCTAGCACCCAAGAAGCCACAACGACAGCGATTGCACTAGCCCAGCAACATCGCTGCGTGGTGGCGGTAACTGGCGAGACCGATTTCATCACTGACGGCACTAACCATTATCAGCTTAAAGGCGGGCACCCGCTAATGCCCCGCGTGACGACCTTGGGCTGTGGCCTGAGTGCACTGGTGGCAAGCTTTGTAGCCGCAAACCGCGAGCAGCCGCTGGAGGCCAGCCTAGCTGCCTTGGCGTGTTTTAGCATCGCTGGAAGCCTTGCAGGAGAGCAGGCTCAAGGCCCTGGTAGTTTCCAGGTGGCGCTATTGGACGCATTGTATCAGTTGACGCCCGACGACCTCTCTACCCTTGCTCAATTGGAGGCGGTACATGCCGTTTGA
- a CDS encoding metal ABC transporter solute-binding protein, Zn/Mn family, producing the protein MSLFSSSRWWVGVSAMLALPAAMANDRVQVVTSFSILADMVENVGGEHVEVTSLVGPDGDAHVYSPSPGDARALAGADVVVFNGLLFEGWMERLIESSDYTGALVTATNGIQPRAFAEHDHDDHGHDDHGHDDHGHDDHGHDDHGHDDHGHDDLSHDEHDHGDDDPHAWQDMQQAKVYVTNIRDGLIEADSANAESYQANAERYLAEIDEADREIRDVLSDIPASASVITGHDSFGYFSNAYGVNFLSPVGLSTEADPSGASMAALVDVIEQENVQALFHENMTNQAIINQLAEETGLPIAGTLYADALASEGDAGTYLGMMRHNANVLHSALAQPGHDDHAHEHDHHGHDH; encoded by the coding sequence ATGTCGCTTTTCTCTTCGTCGCGCTGGTGGGTGGGTGTTTCTGCCATGTTGGCACTGCCTGCAGCAATGGCTAACGACCGCGTTCAGGTGGTTACCAGCTTCTCTATTTTGGCCGATATGGTCGAAAACGTGGGCGGCGAGCATGTTGAGGTGACATCGCTTGTCGGCCCTGACGGCGATGCTCATGTCTATTCGCCAAGCCCAGGCGACGCCCGTGCGTTGGCCGGCGCTGATGTGGTGGTCTTTAACGGATTGCTGTTTGAGGGCTGGATGGAGCGCTTGATTGAGTCGAGCGACTATACGGGCGCACTGGTCACCGCAACGAACGGCATTCAGCCCCGCGCCTTTGCCGAGCACGACCATGACGACCATGGGCATGACGACCATGGGCATGACGACCATGGGCATGACGACCACGGGCATGACGACCACGGGCATGACGACCACGGGCATGATGATCTCAGCCACGACGAGCATGACCACGGCGATGATGATCCGCACGCTTGGCAAGATATGCAGCAAGCAAAGGTCTACGTTACCAATATTCGCGATGGTTTAATCGAAGCCGACAGCGCCAATGCTGAAAGCTACCAGGCCAACGCCGAGCGTTATTTAGCGGAGATTGACGAGGCTGATCGTGAAATTCGTGACGTGTTGAGTGACATTCCCGCTTCCGCCAGTGTGATTACTGGCCATGACTCGTTTGGTTACTTCTCTAACGCTTATGGGGTCAACTTCCTTTCACCGGTCGGCCTTTCTACCGAAGCTGACCCCAGCGGCGCCAGCATGGCCGCACTTGTGGATGTCATCGAACAGGAAAACGTGCAGGCCCTGTTCCATGAAAACATGACCAACCAGGCGATCATCAATCAGCTCGCCGAAGAAACCGGCCTACCGATTGCTGGCACGCTGTATGCCGATGCACTGGCCAGTGAAGGCGATGCCGGCACTTACCTAGGCATGATGCGTCATAATGCGAACGTGCTGCACTCAGCATTGGCTCAGCCGGGTCATGACGATCATGCTCATGAACACGACCATCATGGTCATGATCATTAA
- the gloA gene encoding lactoylglutathione lyase produces the protein MSFQGEQHPGVASAAPQTQGFRLNHTMLRVKDPERALAFYSKVFGMQVLRRLDFEEMQFSLYFLANVEDSDNVPEDTQTRTAWTFSQKGLLELTHNWGTEDQQDFAYHDGNAEPQGFGHICFCVPDLEAAQAWFDKHEATFIKRADQGKMKDVIFVKDADGYWIEVIQADRMAAMGD, from the coding sequence ATGTCGTTTCAAGGCGAGCAGCATCCCGGTGTCGCATCCGCTGCGCCGCAAACCCAAGGGTTTCGCTTAAATCACACCATGCTGCGGGTGAAAGATCCCGAACGCGCACTAGCGTTCTACTCCAAGGTATTTGGAATGCAGGTACTACGCCGGTTGGATTTTGAAGAGATGCAGTTTTCGCTCTACTTCCTAGCCAATGTGGAAGACAGCGATAACGTGCCGGAAGATACTCAAACACGCACTGCCTGGACTTTCAGTCAGAAAGGCTTGCTGGAGTTGACGCATAATTGGGGTACAGAAGATCAGCAGGATTTTGCCTATCACGACGGTAACGCTGAACCCCAAGGGTTTGGTCATATATGCTTCTGCGTACCTGACTTAGAAGCTGCTCAAGCATGGTTTGATAAGCACGAAGCGACGTTCATCAAGCGTGCGGATCAGGGCAAGATGAAAGACGTTATCTTTGTCAAAGATGCAGATGGCTACTGGATCGAAGTGATTCAGGCAGACCGTATGGCGGCCATGGGCGACTAA
- the trhP gene encoding prephenate-dependent tRNA uridine(34) hydroxylase TrhP: MQAPELLSPAGTFKNMRYAFAYGADAVYAGQPRYSLRVRNNDFKIDNLHRGIEYAHARGKKFYVASNIAPHNSKLKTYLRDMEPVIEAGPDALIMSDPGLIMMIRDRWPDQEIHLSVQSNVVNWAAAQFWQRQGISRIILSRELSLDEIGEIRAECPSLEIETFVHGALCIAYSGRCLLSGYFNHRDPNQGTCTNACRWKYNTIAATQDDTGDLMPAQHGGRMVGADQSELSALIEDVTRPGKLMPVYEDEHGTYIMNSKDLRAVQHVARLTKMGVASLKIEGRTKSHYYVARTTQVYRRAIDDAVAGRPFNMGLMDELENLANRGYTEGFYRRHVHDEFQSYEQGSSIGVHQQFVGEVLGYDPIRGWLDIEVKNRFEVGDSMELMLPSGNHRFVLERMENVRGEAQHAAPGSGHRVRLPVPGVSISPEQIEFALLMRDLSSARKAQPVSLGIAVS; the protein is encoded by the coding sequence ATGCAAGCTCCCGAATTACTCTCGCCTGCGGGTACCTTTAAAAATATGCGTTACGCGTTTGCCTATGGGGCAGACGCGGTTTACGCGGGTCAGCCTCGCTATTCACTTCGAGTGCGTAACAACGATTTTAAAATCGATAATTTGCACCGTGGTATTGAGTACGCTCATGCGCGAGGTAAGAAGTTCTATGTTGCTTCCAACATTGCCCCGCACAACAGCAAGTTGAAAACCTATCTTCGGGATATGGAACCGGTGATTGAGGCCGGGCCTGATGCGCTGATTATGTCAGACCCCGGTTTGATTATGATGATTCGTGATCGATGGCCAGATCAAGAGATCCATCTGTCGGTGCAGTCCAATGTAGTGAATTGGGCCGCCGCGCAGTTCTGGCAGCGCCAGGGCATCAGCCGTATCATTTTGTCTCGAGAGCTATCCCTTGATGAGATTGGCGAAATACGTGCCGAGTGCCCCAGTTTAGAGATCGAAACCTTCGTTCATGGTGCGCTATGTATTGCCTACTCTGGGCGCTGCTTGTTATCGGGCTATTTCAACCACCGCGACCCCAACCAAGGCACCTGCACCAATGCATGCCGTTGGAAATACAACACCATAGCAGCTACCCAGGATGATACGGGCGACCTGATGCCAGCTCAGCATGGCGGTAGAATGGTGGGGGCTGATCAGAGCGAACTTTCGGCGCTGATTGAAGACGTCACTCGCCCCGGCAAGCTGATGCCTGTGTATGAAGATGAACACGGCACCTACATTATGAACTCCAAGGATTTGCGTGCAGTACAGCACGTGGCTCGCCTGACAAAAATGGGGGTAGCATCGCTCAAGATCGAAGGGCGGACAAAATCCCATTACTACGTCGCACGGACCACGCAGGTTTACCGCCGCGCAATCGATGACGCCGTTGCAGGCCGCCCCTTTAATATGGGGTTAATGGACGAGCTAGAGAACTTAGCGAACAGAGGGTATACCGAAGGCTTCTATCGCCGTCATGTGCACGATGAGTTTCAAAGTTATGAGCAGGGTAGCTCCATCGGTGTGCACCAACAGTTTGTCGGTGAAGTGCTGGGCTACGACCCCATTCGTGGCTGGTTGGACATTGAGGTTAAAAATCGCTTTGAAGTGGGCGATAGCATGGAGCTCATGCTGCCAAGTGGCAATCACCGCTTTGTGCTTGAACGCATGGAAAACGTGCGCGGCGAAGCCCAACACGCTGCACCTGGCTCGGGGCATCGGGTACGCCTCCCCGTGCCAGGTGTCAGCATTAGCCCTGAGCAGATTGAGTTTGCGCTTTTAATGCGTGATCTTAGCTCTGCCCGAAAAGCCCAACCTGTATCTTTAGGTATTGCTGTTAGCTAA
- a CDS encoding DMT family transporter: protein MTTSLKGILCMCLGVLFLALGDAVSKWLGEVHSPLQIIFFRTLVSLPLIALLAHFAGGLRKLRTKRPRVHLLRGLIYTATMVCFVWGLTLLPLAEATAIAFVAPLFVTLLSVPLLGERIDPPVLIASLVGFAGVLIVVRPGGDAFQLGTLTLLGAAFFYALMMITARRYGAREHLWAMVFYMTLVPFVVTTLSLPWVWQTPEPWHWLGFLAAGVLGIGATAFITLAFRFAPAAIAAPFDYTAMLWAVLLGWWFWGELPDLWVWVGSVLIMGSGLAIAYHDRRTTLKPRPTA, encoded by the coding sequence GTGACTACGTCGTTAAAAGGTATCCTCTGTATGTGCTTAGGGGTTCTGTTCTTAGCGCTTGGTGACGCGGTATCGAAGTGGCTGGGTGAAGTACACTCGCCACTGCAGATTATTTTTTTTCGTACGCTGGTGTCATTGCCGCTAATTGCGCTGTTGGCGCATTTTGCGGGAGGATTGCGCAAGTTGCGTACCAAGCGCCCCCGTGTACACCTTTTAAGGGGGCTGATTTATACCGCCACGATGGTGTGTTTTGTCTGGGGGCTTACCCTACTGCCGCTTGCAGAAGCCACGGCTATCGCTTTTGTGGCGCCTTTGTTTGTGACGCTGCTGTCGGTGCCGTTGCTCGGTGAGCGGATCGATCCACCCGTATTAATCGCGTCGCTAGTTGGCTTTGCCGGCGTGCTGATTGTGGTTCGCCCCGGTGGAGATGCATTCCAGCTTGGCACGCTAACGCTTTTAGGAGCGGCCTTTTTTTATGCCCTGATGATGATTACCGCGCGGCGCTATGGTGCTCGGGAGCACCTATGGGCAATGGTGTTCTATATGACGTTAGTGCCATTTGTTGTCACTACTCTGAGTTTGCCCTGGGTTTGGCAAACTCCAGAGCCTTGGCACTGGCTTGGTTTTTTGGCCGCGGGTGTTTTAGGTATTGGAGCGACCGCGTTTATTACCCTGGCATTCCGCTTTGCCCCTGCCGCAATTGCCGCACCGTTTGATTACACGGCGATGCTCTGGGCGGTGCTGCTCGGCTGGTGGTTCTGGGGAGAGCTGCCCGATTTGTGGGTATGGGTGGGCAGTGTGCTGATTATGGGTAGCGGATTAGCGATTGCCTACCATGACCGCCGCACGACGCTAAAACCCCGCCCAACGGCATAA
- a CDS encoding DUF2237 family protein encodes MSRDRNVLGEPLTPCCHDPKTGFYRDGFCRTGPDDAGRHSVCAMVTAEFLTFSRAQGNDLVTPRPEYGFPGLQPGDRWCICASRWQEAAQVGLAPPIVLSGTHEKTLEIIPLITLRQHALDAVH; translated from the coding sequence ATGTCTCGTGACCGCAACGTGCTGGGTGAACCGTTAACCCCATGCTGCCATGACCCTAAGACCGGTTTCTATCGTGACGGCTTTTGCCGCACGGGGCCTGATGATGCTGGCAGACACTCAGTATGCGCGATGGTAACCGCAGAATTTCTAACGTTTTCAAGAGCCCAAGGCAACGACCTAGTGACTCCACGCCCAGAGTATGGATTTCCAGGCCTGCAACCCGGTGACCGTTGGTGCATCTGTGCCAGTCGCTGGCAAGAAGCTGCCCAGGTTGGCTTGGCCCCACCGATTGTACTGTCTGGTACCCATGAGAAAACGCTAGAGATCATCCCACTCATTACGCTGCGACAGCATGCATTAGACGCCGTGCATTAA
- a CDS encoding DUF6164 family protein yields MAHLLFRLRHVTDEEALEVRQLLDEQGFDVYETQAGFFRLGVDAIWLRDTAQREAAEAALAAYQENRQAKARREHEEAVASGNAPTLWRRFLAHPVQVVLVIVAVVLIALLTLLPFIGLVG; encoded by the coding sequence ATGGCCCACTTGCTGTTTCGGCTGCGCCACGTAACGGATGAAGAGGCGCTGGAAGTACGCCAGCTGCTAGACGAGCAAGGCTTTGATGTGTATGAAACCCAAGCGGGTTTTTTTCGCCTGGGTGTCGATGCAATTTGGCTGCGTGACACCGCTCAGCGCGAGGCTGCTGAAGCGGCTCTGGCGGCGTATCAGGAAAACCGCCAAGCCAAAGCACGGCGAGAGCACGAAGAAGCGGTTGCCAGTGGCAATGCACCAACATTATGGCGGCGCTTCCTCGCCCACCCCGTGCAAGTCGTACTGGTAATAGTTGCCGTGGTGCTGATCGCCCTATTAACGCTGCTGCCGTTTATTGGCTTGGTAGGCTAG